Proteins encoded in a region of the Dendropsophus ebraccatus isolate aDenEbr1 chromosome 11, aDenEbr1.pat, whole genome shotgun sequence genome:
- the TENT5C gene encoding terminal nucleotidyltransferase 5C, whose protein sequence is MASQGSDGARSVLTWEQVERLNSFLTEVVPIHGRGNFPTLKITLKDIVQMVRSRLEDAGIKVRDVRLNGSAASHVLVKDNGLGYKDLDLIFGVTISSEADFQLVKDVVIGLLLNFLPEGVNKEKISPVTLKEAYVQKLVKVFTEADRWSLISLSNKDGRNIELKFVHSIRRQFEFSVDSFQIVLDSLLFYYDCAENPMSEHFHPTVIGESMYGDFEAALGHLRKKQIATKNPEEIRGGGLMKYSNLLVRDFKPADKEQIKSLERYMCSRFFIDFSDIFEQQRKLESYLQNHFIGEEKSKYDYLMILRRVVNESTVCLMGHERRQTLNLISLLALRVLAEQNIIPNATNVTCYYQPAPYVSDANFSNYYIANTAVSYSQSYPTWLPCS, encoded by the coding sequence ATGGCAAGCCAAGGAAGTGATGGTGCCCGCAGCGTCCTGACCTGGGAGCAGGTGGAGCGCCTAAACAGCTTCCTGACGGAGGTGGTGCCCATCCACGGACGCGGAAACTTCCCCACCCTGAAGATCACACTGAAGGACATAGTGCAGATGGTGCGCAGCCGCCTGGAGGATGCCGGGATCAAGGTGCGGGACGTGCGGCTCAACGGCTCTGCCGCCAGTCACGTCCTGGTTAAGGACAATGGTCTGGGCTACAAGGACCTGGACCTGATCTTTGGGGTCACCATCTCCTCCGAGGCAGACTTCCAGCTGGTGAAAGATGTGGTGATCGGGTTACTCCTTAACTTCTTACCGGAGGGCGTGAATAAGGAGAAGATCAGCCCGGTGACCCTGAAGGAGGCGTACGTGCAGAAGCTGGTGAAGGTGTTCACCGAGGCCGACCGCTGGAGCCTCATCTCCCTCTCCAACAAGGACGGTCGCAACATCGAGCTCAAGTTCGTGCACTCCATCCGCCGGCAGTTTGAGTTCAGCGTGGACTCCTTTCAGATTGTGCTGGACTCTCTACTCTTCTATTACGACTGTGCGGAGAACCCCATGTCTGAGCACTTCCACCCCACCGTCATCGGGGAGAGCATGTACGGAGACTTCGAGGCCGCGCTGGGTCATCTGCGCAAGAAGCAGATCGCCACCAAGAACCCGGAGGAGATCCGGGGTGGCGGCCTGATGAAGTACAGCAACCTGCTGGTGCGAGACTTCAAGCCGGCCGACAAGGAGCAGATCAAGTCCCTGGAGCGCTACATGTGCTCCCGATTCTTCATCGACTTCTCTGACATCTTTGAGCAGCAGCGGAAGCTGGAGTCCTATCTGCAGAATCACTTCATTGGGGAGGAGAAGAGCAAGTATGACTACCTGATGATTCTGCGGCGGGTGGTGAACGAGAGCACCGTGTGCCTGATGGGCCATGAGCGCCGCCAGACTCTGAACCTTATCTCCCTGCTGGCGCTGCGGGTGCTGGCCGAGCAGAACATTATCCCCAACGCCACCAACGTCACCTGCTACTACCAGCCCGCCCCCTACGTCAGCGACGCCAACTTCAGCAACTACTACATCGCCAACACCGCCGTCTCCTACAGCCAGTCCTACCCAACATGGCTGCCGTGTAGTTAG